caaAACTCTACTAGGTTTTATGATTTAACTAGGACTCCTACTACTTAGAATTGTATTAGGATTCCCAAATCCTATCATATAATCTATAGATGTGTCATGTTCTCATGTTGTATTTTCAACTTTTGATAATActatgattaattaaataattattaactttTGTTAATACATGATATCGTATAaataaataactattatttaattatttaatcaattaattagttaattataAACCCCTCTAGAATATTTAATAAGAATCTTATACTTAGTAATCTCTATtagtaatttattatttaattattttattctaaatttactaaataaataattgagaaTGAATTATAACCTCGATCGATTATTAGAAAATGTCGATGTATTGATGGTATAAATCTCGTTCATATTatgaaaaatgcaaatttcgaaaaaaacGAAATTTTTCACTGAAACATTTATGGCAGCTACCAATTTTGTGAACTATTTCACTAAAACAGACAGTTGCACTCTCCTCACTTAATTAGCAGTTAAGCTAAATTCCAAAACTTCCATTAAATGGAATCTACTAATAAACTCCTTTTATGAGCAATCTGTTGATATCAATCAAACTACAGtcgtcaaattcaactccttgaattcaACTATCTCAACAGGAACATAGAATCCAATACTTTTATAACTCTCAATGATTTAGGGATGCAGTTAGCCATGAGTTCACAAACATCTGTTCTTATTcaggcttaccctaattagtctcattcttttcatcaatttCTTTATCAAGAACGTCACCACTCAATTCTGATTGCGCTCATCGGATCATGATAAGAGCGTTTAGTAGCATCTCCACATGATTTCTTagatatcactgatagtgcttaCAAGAACCTTAATTTATGGTTAACGTAAAGTACGGTACCTTCAAATTATATACCCCGATCGAATCTGTAGTCATTGATATATTAAGAGTTGTATATGAATTCAATAAtgatgtgatgtatctttgaaTAGTAATAGTGACATGATATGTGTAACTGAGTAAACACGTTTTCAAAATACACATGTCTTACTCTGGTGAGATATTACTAAACTATTAGCTTATCAGATCGCATAATATATCATCACtcataggtgagcggtgaattacCTATTACAATTAGACTTGTCAAATTGGGTTAGGCCCGTCGGGCCGGCCCGCCTCGCTATAAAAATTGAAcgggttgggttgataaaatagcagcccgtttggaggcgggccaaatgggctgagcccgtttgggttgcggCCCAAGATGGGTTGAACCCAAACGGGGCGGGCTGGCCCGCCAAATTAGgataacattttatatttttaagttttatataaaaattggaaTAAGTTTCATGCGCCTCCATGTCTCAGAACAAATATATTGATAATTTACTCTtagaacaaatttattgataatttactcTTACAACAAATAtacacaaataaaataaaaaaaagaaatttacaGATATACATAAAGAAAGTAAAAGGGAAGAAATTCCTGTAAATTTTATTCAtgaatcttaaaataatttttaagcatAGCAGTTGTTTGTGAACCCAATAGTGGTTTCGTTTGAAGTCCGACGAGTTGCACTGAAATTTTGTGGACCCGACGGAGGTTTGctaattatgtgtattgttgaagacataatatttttttaaatttacaaCCGTCTCTTTCCTCGACTTTATGTTCTCTTTCATGTCTCAATcttcatgtttggtttaaacacTTTGctttttatggattatgttgtatgctttcttaatttcttatttcaatgtttttaattattttatgaagctatttgactgaaatatgtttagcattttttcttaaaaaaaataagcgGGTCGGCCCGCCTAACCCGCGGCCTAAGATGGATTAGGCAGGGTTGACCATTAAGAGGCCTGTCCTGCCCCGCCTAATGGCGGGCCCGTCTCGCCAACCCATTTTGACATGTCTAATTACAATGCATTAGCTCCTTCGTATTTTGATATTAAACCCAACATCGCCACCTAATAACCCTCagtggagtcggtaaacgagtcaaagtatATGCTAATATACCAAGCCTCCATGTTGTCTCAAGTCTAAAGACTAATGATATACAACCACAATCGCAGAccattccactcgataagtgataaccgcTTGGAAAGTTTGAGGGagagttgttcagtgcatcatcaattGATCAATCATATGTATGAACATACATCTACATGCCCTTCCTAATGAAACATAACGTTTATATCACAAATGTTAGTCTCAAGTTCGAACAACCTTTATACTTATTTCGGTTGAATTGAATAAGAAccagtttagaatatacagtacagTTTTTAATTAGTTTCATGATCATACGTTGAGAGACGGACCTCATGGTACTTATTGTAGATTCATAAGCTTTAGCTATGAAGTTTGAATGAGAATACAGAGAAAGTAAATGTAAAtatcataattggataaaaacataaaatatgattaaaataaaGAGTGTTTTTACATAAAAGTCAACAAAGCTATCGCCACAAGTTGGCTCGCTTGACACTTATTCTAACAAATATTAATCAGGTGAACTCGTCTCACAAATTTAAATCAGTGAGAACGTGTCGTGtgagatttattttttattttattttgaaaagaatataAGTGAAAATATACATTCTAAAAATATTGTCATTTTACCGAATTAGACGTGACCTTAGAATTCGGCCCTTTTGCGGTTCAGAACTCTCCCCGACCAAAGAGGAGATCCCTCCTCACAAACCGCAACGAGTCAGTTATTACTTGACCCCTACTCCACTGGCCTCGCGGCTCTATTTTTTTTCCTTGCAATAAAAACATCCAATTTTCACGTTAATTAttgaatatattaattaattaattcattcataaatgtATTTAAGGTaagaaataataatataaatatatacagaAGAAGTAGAGTTGATTTCACAGGGAACACACATATACACAATGAGTGGCTTCGGTTTTTATCATAGGTTCTCCAAGGCTTATTACGGCAACCCTCATCTCTCCAAGCTGCTTCTTGTTTTTACTGTCAGGTAATTTTTTCCATgaaattcatgtttttcatgctgTTTCTAATTTCGAATTATCGAGTTTCGAATTTCGAATAATCGATTTACAAAATGTAAGAATATGTATGcaaattaatcccaaaaatgTGTACAAGATCACGTTGATGTTGCTCCACCTGAATCCAGTCAATGGCTAAACGAATCAAAGCCGATAGTGATATACGAAACGAAAATGGCtgcgtttttttttttaaaaaagaaaatttataggtATCGAATTTTCAGTCTTTTTTCTTGCATAATTGAATAGTTACAAATGTGCATGCCGTCTTGTTTGAAATATTGTTAATACTGCAGTGGTGGAGGAGGGGTGCTGGCCTACTCAGATAGCAGCCCATTCAGGACTAATACTGCATTTGGTGATGATATTAAGAGAAAGAAAGTGGTTGTTCTTGGCACAGGTTGGGCTGGCACTAGCTTTCTCAAGAGCTTGAAAGATCCGAACTATGATGTTCAGATCGTATCCCCGCGCAACTACTTCGCATTCACTCCTCTGCTACCCAGTGTTACCAATGGCACTGTCGAAGCACGAAGCATTGTCGAACCGATCCGTAACATCGTCCGAAAGGTGAGTATCCAGCTGCCGATTGTGGCTTAGAAAAGTTTTTATGAATCAGGTTTCTGCCTTCGCTAAATGTTTGGACACATTAAATGTTAGAAAGAAATCCATCGTGTAGGGTGTACGCAAGTTTATAGTAATATACATCTggctagtttttttttttttttttaagtaaatGTTTCATAACTTAAATCATTGGCTAATACATCAGAATTTAAAGAAGTAGGGGCATCCGTCCACCCCACTTGACCAGAGATAGAACCGGGTGACCCTGTTAGGATAGACGCTAGACAATCTCAAATAGCACGAATTCGGATTTTTTTAGTTTAGGTGATTTGGTTTTGCGATTTTCGATTAAAAACTTGTTGGTTCACAAATGGCAGaaaaagtttgatgttcaattcAAGGAAGCTGAATGCTACAAAATTGATACACAAAACAAGAAAGTCTACTGCCGATCAGGCCAAGAAACTAACTTAGGGGGGAGCGAAGAATTTGCAGTGGActatgattatcttgtgatagCTATGGGTGCTCGAGCTAATACATTTAACACTCCCGGTGTCGTGGAACATGCACACTTTCTCAAGGTAACTTAAATTAAGCTTATCTtcattttttaacaaaaattagCAAGATTAAAATATCTCGAGATTCGTTAATATATTCCACATTACAGTCAACAAAATATCAAATCTTGCTCAATAAAATGGTAGTttattttctcttctttttgtAGGAAATAGAAGATGCCCAGAGAATTCGAAGATCGGTGATCGATTGTTTCGAGAGGGCAAGCCTTCCGACCATAAGTGAAGAAGAAAGGAAAAGGATACTGCATTTTGTTGTCGTGGGAGGGGGCCCGACAGGGGTCGAGTTTGCAGCGGAGCTTCACGATTTCGTGATCGAGGATTTGGCCAAACTATATCCAACACTCAAGGATCATGTCAAAATAACACTTCTTGAAGCTGGAGATCACATTTTGAACATGTTAGCATGATTACAAATTATGTCACTCTATGTATCACAAGCTAACGAGTCATCAGGTGTTGGAGtaatttttctttcttacaGTAACTTCCTTGAATCTTCGTAGGTTTGACAAAAGAATAACAGCATTTGCTGAAGATAAGTTCCAGAGGGATGGTATCGATGTGAAAACCGGTTCAATGGTTACGAAGGTAACCGAAACAGAAATATGTACTAAGGAGAGAGCAACTGGACAATCTGTGTCGATCCCTTATGGGATGGTTGTATGGTCAACTGGGATAGGAACGAGGCCGGTTATCATGGATTTTATGAAGCAAATCGGACAGGTTTGGTTCTTCTTTTAATCTTTGCTAGTTGTATTATACCTACCATGCAATTGTTAAAGACTTTTACCAAACCTCACCATGTATATATGTCATGGGAGGGGCAGACAAACAGACGAGTCTTAGCGACCGATGAATGGCTACGAGTCGAAGCGTGTGATAGCATCTACGCTCTAGGTGATTGTGCAACAATAAATCAACGTAGTGTCATGGTACGAGTTGTTTTTCGTGATTCAAGATTCATTTATTTTGTCTGAAATTAATAGATTTGTATGTTTGTTTGAGTTATTAATTGttatcaggaagatatttcagCCATTTTCAGCAAGGCAGACACGAATAACACAGGTAGTCTCAAAGTCGAAGATTTTAAGGAAGTGATAAATGACATCTGTGAAAGGTATCCGCAAGTGGGAATTTACCTCAAGAAAAAACAGCTGAAGAACTTTGTTCATCTACTTAAGAACTCACATGGGGAAGCTGAATTGGATATCGAAAAGTTCAAGTCAGCACTTTCCGAAGTAGACTCGCTGATGAAAAATCTTCCTGCAACGGCACAGGTAAATGGAACATATACAAAATCAGACTTGTGCCTTCGACTTCATCACATTAGATGCATTAGAAGATGAAATTTCCGAAAAAGAAAACTTTACCTTGTAGGTGGCCGCTCAACAAGGGGCATATCTTGCTGACTGTTTCAATAGGATGACATTGTGTGAGAAATATCCTGAAGGCCCATTGAGGTTCAGAGGA
The Primulina tabacum isolate GXHZ01 chromosome 9, ASM2559414v2, whole genome shotgun sequence DNA segment above includes these coding regions:
- the LOC142555056 gene encoding external alternative NAD(P)H-ubiquinone oxidoreductase B4, mitochondrial-like isoform X3, whose protein sequence is MSGFGFYHRFSKAYYGNPHLSKLLLVFTVSGGGGVLAYSDSSPFRTNTAFGDDIKRKKVVVLGTGWAGTSFLKSLKDPNYDVQIVSPRNYFAFTPLLPSVTNGTVEARSIVEPIRNIVRKKKFDVQFKEAECYKIDTQNKKVYCRSGQETNLGGSEEFAVDYDYLVIAMGARANTFNTPGVVEHAHFLKEIEDAQRIRRSVIDCFERASLPTISEEERKRILHFVVVGGGPTGVEFAAELHDFVIEDLAKLYPTLKDHVKITLLEAGDHILNMFDKRITAFAEDKFQRDGIDVKTGSMVTKVTETEICTKERATGQSVSIPYGMVVWSTGIGTRPVIMDFMKQIGQTNRRVLATDEWLRVEACDSIYALGDCATINQRSVMEDISAIFSKADTNNTGSLKVEDFKEVINDICERYPQVGIYLKKKQLKNFVHLLKNSHGEAELDIEKFKSALSEVDSLMKNLPATAQVAAQQGAYLADCFNRMTLCEKYPEGPLRFRGTGRHRFHPFRYAKILLELTI
- the LOC142555056 gene encoding external alternative NAD(P)H-ubiquinone oxidoreductase B4, mitochondrial-like isoform X2; the encoded protein is MSGFGFYHRFSKAYYGNPHLSKLLLVFTVSGGGGVLAYSDSSPFRTNTAFGDDIKRKKVVVLGTGWAGTSFLKSLKDPNYDVQIVSPRNYFAFTPLLPSVTNGTVEARSIVEPIRNIVRKKKFDVQFKEAECYKIDTQNKKVYCRSGQETNLGGSEEFAVDYDYLVIAMGARANTFNTPGVVEHAHFLKEIEDAQRIRRSVIDCFERASLPTISEEERKRILHFVVVGGGPTGVEFAAELHDFVIEDLAKLYPTLKDHVKITLLEAGDHILNMFDKRITAFAEDKFQRDGIDVKTGSMVTKVTETEICTKERATGQSVSIPYGMVVWSTGIGTRPVIMDFMKQIGQTNRRVLATDEWLRVEACDSIYALGDCATINQRSVMEDISAIFSKADTNNTGSLKVEDFKEVINDICERYPQVGIYLKKKQLKNFVHLLKNSHGEAELDIEKFKSALSEVDSLMKNLPATAQVAAQQGAYLADCFNRMTLCEKYPEGPLRFRGTGRHRFHPFRYKISGHTITRGISKIYQSYFS
- the LOC142555056 gene encoding external alternative NAD(P)H-ubiquinone oxidoreductase B4, mitochondrial-like isoform X1; translated protein: MSGFGFYHRFSKAYYGNPHLSKLLLVFTVSGGGGVLAYSDSSPFRTNTAFGDDIKRKKVVVLGTGWAGTSFLKSLKDPNYDVQIVSPRNYFAFTPLLPSVTNGTVEARSIVEPIRNIVRKKKFDVQFKEAECYKIDTQNKKVYCRSGQETNLGGSEEFAVDYDYLVIAMGARANTFNTPGVVEHAHFLKEIEDAQRIRRSVIDCFERASLPTISEEERKRILHFVVVGGGPTGVEFAAELHDFVIEDLAKLYPTLKDHVKITLLEAGDHILNMFDKRITAFAEDKFQRDGIDVKTGSMVTKVTETEICTKERATGQSVSIPYGMVVWSTGIGTRPVIMDFMKQIGQTNRRVLATDEWLRVEACDSIYALGDCATINQRSVMEDISAIFSKADTNNTGSLKVEDFKEVINDICERYPQVGIYLKKKQLKNFVHLLKNSHGEAELDIEKFKSALSEVDSLMKNLPATAQVAAQQGAYLADCFNRMTLCEKYPEGPLRFRGTGRHRFHPFRYKHFGQFAPLGGEQTAAQLPGDWVSIGQSTQWLWYSVYASKLVSWRTRILVISDWGRRFIFGRDSSRI